DNA sequence from the Chryseobacterium indicum genome:
CCTGCGAAATGGGTAAATGCGGAAAGCTTTAAGAACAGAGTGAAAATAGAAATTGAAGGACTCGACAGAATGGGAATGATTAATGATATTACCACCGTCATCAGTGGAGCAATGGGAATGGATATGAAAAGTATGTCCATCGAATCCAATGACGGAATTTTTACCGGAACGATCATTCTTGAGGTAAAAAATAAAAGTCAGCTCGAGCAGACCTTCACTAAATTGAATGATATTAACGGCGTTTCCAGAGTGAGACGACTACAATCTTAGATATGAATTTAACGGTATATTTTAAAAAATTTTTCGAAAGCAGTCAGGCTTCGGGAATTATCCTGATTTTCTGCGTTTTAGTTTCTTTATTTATTGCGAATTCTTCCTTTGCGGAAAGCTTTCAACACTTTCTGGACAGAGAAGCAGGAACAGAAATTTTTCATTTAAAATATCCCGTTAGTATCTGGATTAATGACGGTTTAATGGCTATTTTCTTCCTTTTGGTGGGGTTGGAAATCAAAAGAGAAATGGTAGAAGGCGAACTTTCTTCATTTAAGAATGCTTCTCTGCCCATATTTGCAGCAATCGGCGGAATGCTTGTTCCGGCAGCTATTTACAGCTTTTTCAATTTCGGAACCTCATACGGAAACGGATGGGGAATTCCGATGGCAACAGATATTGCTTTTTCATTGGCAATTATTTCCATGTTGGGAAAGGGAATTCCAAACTCGATTAAAATTTTCCTTGCTGCTTTAGCTATCGTAGACGATTTGGGAGCGATTCTGGTCATTGCAGTATTTTATACAGAGCAGATTCACTGGATCTATTTACTCCTGTCTTTAGGAATTACCGCTTTATTATTTTTATTGAATTTCCTG
Encoded proteins:
- the nhaA gene encoding Na+/H+ antiporter NhaA, producing the protein MNLTVYFKKFFESSQASGIILIFCVLVSLFIANSSFAESFQHFLDREAGTEIFHLKYPVSIWINDGLMAIFFLLVGLEIKREMVEGELSSFKNASLPIFAAIGGMLVPAAIYSFFNFGTSYGNGWGIPMATDIAFSLAIISMLGKGIPNSIKIFLAALAIVDDLGAILVIAVFYTEQIHWIYLLLSLGITALLFLLNFLKVTRIIFYLIPGLFLWYFLHHSGIHATIAGVLLAFTIPTNVSNVEISPLEKLEHQLHFPVSFIIMPVFALTNTNITFNNEMIGGLTNTLGLGIIIGLVAGKLVGINLFSLIAIKLKLSSLPQNSTWMHMIGVGLLAGIGFTMSIFIALLSFRDEIPIQDEAKFAILIASFIAAVSGFIILKISSKNDIIEDGEN